One Acetobacter ghanensis DNA window includes the following coding sequences:
- a CDS encoding ABC transporter substrate-binding protein — MRAIKERSFLFLAMGFLACTVPPAWCAPHTETLPALPYPEHGGGTLRLVAAASGGTLDPQINYTGQYINLFANVYDGLTTFRKTTGPAGKDVVPDLAEALPTPQDGGLTYTFTLRPNIYFSNGQPVTTADVVASFQRLFRIGAPTAGSFYGAIAGADACLRTPAHCTLEKGIEADPASRRITFHLARPDAEFLQKLAFTHAVILPASAPDHDTGNTPLPGTGPYRLEAYDPNNFLTLTRNPAFRVWSADAQPAGYPDRIEYTFGVPEEAAVTAVENGQYDWMADAIPLDRLGELGSRFAGQTHVMRHPSLYFLPMNMHEAPFTDIRVRQAVNYALNRKALVILYGGPGIARPLCGLIPSALDVEGQKCAYTRGATPADPAQQWAGPDMQAARQLVRESGTAGQKITLVVASTSAEMAMGAWVRDMLQSLGYQAVLRPLSSSLHLAYIQNTDNHVQIALTSWSADYPSPSNFLDALFGCENFHPHSDSSINIPGFCDAHTQSVMDRAKTDVSLTTQQRNQLWLEANRLIMEQAAVAPAIEKNNVVLTSSRVQNFFYTEVNQLLFSQVWLH; from the coding sequence ATGAGAGCCATTAAAGAACGTTCCTTCCTTTTTCTGGCCATGGGGTTTCTGGCCTGCACCGTGCCGCCCGCATGGTGCGCGCCGCACACGGAAACGTTACCCGCCCTACCCTACCCCGAACATGGCGGCGGCACGCTGCGGCTGGTTGCCGCAGCCTCTGGCGGCACTCTGGACCCCCAGATCAACTACACGGGACAGTATATTAACCTCTTTGCCAATGTGTATGACGGGCTGACCACGTTCCGTAAAACCACAGGCCCGGCAGGCAAGGATGTTGTTCCCGATCTGGCCGAAGCCCTGCCCACGCCACAGGACGGCGGGTTGACCTATACATTCACCCTGCGGCCCAACATTTACTTCTCAAACGGCCAGCCCGTTACCACAGCGGATGTTGTGGCCTCCTTCCAGCGGCTTTTTCGTATTGGCGCACCCACAGCAGGGTCCTTTTATGGCGCCATTGCCGGTGCGGATGCCTGCCTGCGCACCCCCGCACACTGCACGCTTGAAAAGGGCATTGAGGCTGACCCCGCCAGCAGGCGCATCACCTTTCACCTTGCTCGGCCTGATGCGGAGTTCCTGCAAAAGCTGGCTTTTACCCACGCCGTTATCTTGCCTGCCAGCGCCCCCGACCACGACACGGGCAATACCCCCTTGCCCGGCACCGGCCCCTACCGGCTGGAAGCCTATGATCCTAACAATTTTCTTACTCTTACCCGCAATCCTGCTTTCCGCGTCTGGAGTGCAGATGCCCAGCCAGCAGGTTACCCGGACCGGATAGAGTACACATTTGGTGTCCCCGAAGAGGCCGCCGTAACGGCCGTGGAAAACGGGCAGTATGACTGGATGGCAGATGCCATTCCCCTTGACCGGCTAGGCGAACTGGGGAGCCGCTTTGCCGGGCAGACGCACGTCATGCGTCACCCTTCCCTCTATTTTCTTCCCATGAACATGCATGAAGCCCCCTTTACAGACATAAGGGTACGGCAAGCCGTTAATTATGCGCTCAACCGCAAGGCGCTGGTTATTCTGTACGGTGGACCGGGCATTGCCCGCCCGTTATGCGGGCTTATCCCTTCCGCTCTGGATGTTGAGGGGCAGAAATGTGCCTACACACGGGGCGCCACACCTGCGGACCCCGCACAACAATGGGCCGGGCCAGACATGCAGGCCGCCCGCCAACTGGTGCGCGAAAGTGGAACCGCAGGGCAAAAGATCACACTGGTTGTTGCCAGCACCAGTGCGGAAATGGCCATGGGTGCATGGGTGCGGGACATGCTGCAATCCCTCGGTTATCAGGCCGTGTTACGCCCGCTTAGCAGCAGCCTGCATCTGGCCTACATCCAGAATACGGACAACCACGTGCAGATTGCCCTAACAAGCTGGTCGGCTGATTACCCGTCTCCATCCAACTTTCTGGATGCTCTGTTCGGGTGTGAAAATTTTCATCCTCATTCAGACAGTTCCATCAACATCCCCGGGTTCTGCGATGCGCACACCCAGTCGGTCATGGACCGTGCCAAAACGGATGTCAGCCTGACCACACAACAGCGCAACCAGCTCTGGCTGGAAGCCAACAGGCTGATTATGGAACAGGCCGCAGTTGCCCCCGCCATTGAAAAAAACAACGTGGTCCTGACATCTTCCCGCGTGCAGAATTTTTTTTATACCGAGGTCAACCAGCTTCTGTTTTCTCAGGTCTGGTTACACTAA
- a CDS encoding cation:proton antiporter, with translation MAVTGLAAILLVIALLLVVVSAVQPIARKLELSETVLLAIVGIIIGSLADFALRTSYASALSGIAETLLDFPISSESFLLIFLPVLVFQGALAIDVRRLAHEAATVLLLAVVAVALSTALIGFALMPFAGMPLVVCLLLGSIVATTDPSAVAGIFRDIGASTRLTRLVEGEALLNDAAAISIFSILLPSVTLHRAIHPGEAVVSFVVSFAGALVVGVLFGRLTLAMMSAIGSSAAEITLSVALPYVVYIISDEFLGVSGVVATAAAGLTLSVYGPSTVRPQTWLFLNQLWQQLVFWAGSLVFVLASMLVPHLLVGMTRWDWVLILIASVAGLTARAAVVFGMLPLLAWSRLSPPVPTPFKVTMVWGGLRGAITLALALAVTENEHVATPIAHFIGIIATGFVLITLLVNGTTLRSLVLFLKLDQLSSIDEAMRHQVLGIGLGNVRERAEELGGELGFSADATRPVLEQIERRSEEEQAANVFDQALSDTQRVNLALITIASQERSLLLDLFRMQGLSRRVMETLLRSSEAAIDGARLEGRLGYVRALRRRLSPSFRFNLAQWVHNHMRWDRPLMLCMAERFEMLMVAHFISISLTRFMRERLEPTLGSRIGEIVAEVLSRQRKLLDEALETLRLHYHGYAEALENRIFRQIALRLEGEEYDTLLSESLISDELNRELLKELERRRHRLNKRLSFDLRSGIEDRIKNAAVFKGLPGAELHDLATTTSLRFVAPQEMLCRKGQKMRYVYFISAGLVEAHVAGVDELYGAGDLLGAQEALHRWRCVGNVRAVQFGHFMAIKASRFRRLVDDYPVVMQNIETILRKREAGERPTSLLPKQKIAAMDEDGLAARALLAPGTDVLALMPPDERDEGTTPSDK, from the coding sequence ATGGCGGTAACAGGGCTGGCTGCGATACTGCTTGTTATTGCGCTCCTTCTGGTGGTGGTGAGCGCGGTGCAGCCAATTGCCCGCAAGCTTGAGCTGTCGGAAACAGTTCTGCTGGCTATTGTGGGCATTATTATTGGTTCGCTGGCGGACTTTGCCTTACGCACGTCCTATGCCTCGGCCCTGAGTGGCATAGCCGAAACCCTGCTTGATTTTCCTATCAGTAGTGAGTCGTTCCTGCTGATCTTTCTGCCTGTTCTGGTTTTTCAGGGCGCTCTGGCCATAGATGTGCGTCGGCTGGCGCATGAGGCGGCAACGGTGCTGCTTCTGGCTGTGGTTGCGGTGGCGCTGTCCACCGCCCTTATCGGTTTTGCCCTTATGCCCTTTGCCGGCATGCCGCTGGTAGTCTGCCTGTTGCTGGGGTCCATTGTGGCTACCACGGACCCGTCCGCCGTGGCCGGGATCTTCCGCGATATTGGAGCCTCCACCCGGCTGACCCGGCTGGTGGAAGGCGAGGCGCTGCTTAATGACGCGGCGGCCATTTCCATTTTTTCCATTCTGCTGCCTTCCGTAACGTTGCACCGTGCCATTCATCCGGGGGAGGCGGTGGTCTCGTTTGTTGTCTCCTTCGCAGGTGCGCTTGTGGTGGGGGTGCTGTTCGGGCGGCTTACGCTGGCTATGATGTCGGCCATTGGCAGTTCCGCGGCTGAAATTACGCTCAGCGTGGCGCTGCCCTATGTGGTGTATATTATTTCCGACGAGTTTCTGGGGGTGTCTGGCGTGGTGGCAACCGCTGCTGCGGGGCTGACGCTCTCTGTTTACGGGCCGTCCACCGTGCGACCACAGACATGGCTGTTTCTTAACCAGTTATGGCAGCAGTTGGTGTTCTGGGCCGGGTCTTTGGTGTTTGTGCTGGCCTCCATGCTTGTGCCGCATCTGCTGGTCGGCATGACCCGCTGGGACTGGGTTCTTATTCTGATTGCAAGCGTTGCGGGCCTTACCGCACGCGCCGCTGTGGTGTTTGGGATGTTGCCATTGCTGGCGTGGTCTCGTCTTTCCCCTCCCGTGCCAACGCCGTTCAAGGTGACCATGGTGTGGGGTGGGCTGCGTGGGGCCATTACACTGGCGTTGGCGCTGGCTGTGACCGAAAACGAACATGTGGCAACGCCGATAGCCCATTTTATCGGTATTATCGCCACCGGCTTTGTTCTGATTACCCTGCTGGTCAATGGCACGACCCTGCGCTCTCTTGTCCTGTTTCTAAAGCTCGACCAGCTTTCATCCATCGATGAGGCCATGCGGCACCAGGTGCTGGGCATTGGTTTGGGTAATGTGCGCGAGCGGGCGGAGGAACTGGGCGGAGAACTGGGGTTCAGCGCGGATGCCACGCGCCCGGTACTGGAGCAGATCGAGCGCCGGTCGGAGGAGGAGCAGGCCGCCAATGTGTTCGATCAGGCACTGTCCGACACCCAGCGCGTCAACCTTGCGCTGATCACCATAGCCAGTCAGGAGCGGTCTTTGCTGCTGGACCTGTTCCGTATGCAAGGGTTGTCCCGCCGGGTGATGGAAACGCTGCTTCGTTCTTCGGAAGCGGCCATTGATGGTGCACGTCTGGAAGGGCGGCTGGGTTATGTGCGGGCGCTCCGGCGCAGGCTTAGCCCGTCATTCCGTTTTAATCTGGCGCAATGGGTGCACAACCATATGCGGTGGGACCGGCCGTTGATGCTGTGCATGGCCGAACGGTTTGAAATGCTGATGGTGGCGCATTTCATTTCCATTTCGTTGACCCGGTTTATGCGTGAACGGCTTGAACCCACCTTGGGGAGCCGTATTGGCGAGATCGTGGCCGAGGTGCTCTCCCGCCAGCGCAAATTGCTGGATGAGGCGCTGGAAACCCTGCGTCTGCATTATCATGGCTACGCTGAGGCTCTGGAAAACCGCATCTTCCGCCAGATTGCCCTGCGGTTGGAAGGGGAGGAGTATGACACCCTCCTTTCCGAATCTCTGATCAGTGATGAGCTGAACCGTGAGCTGCTCAAGGAGCTTGAGCGCCGTAGGCATCGCCTGAACAAACGGTTGAGTTTTGACCTGCGGAGCGGGATTGAAGACCGGATTAAAAATGCAGCCGTGTTTAAGGGGTTGCCGGGTGCGGAACTGCATGACCTTGCGACCACAACTTCCCTAAGGTTTGTGGCCCCGCAGGAAATGCTCTGCCGCAAAGGGCAAAAGATGCGTTACGTCTATTTCATCAGCGCGGGTCTGGTGGAGGCGCACGTAGCTGGCGTGGATGAGCTGTACGGTGCTGGGGACCTGCTGGGGGCGCAGGAAGCGCTGCATCGCTGGCGGTGCGTGGGCAATGTAAGGGCTGTGCAGTTTGGGCACTTCATGGCTATTAAGGCATCACGCTTCCGGCGTCTGGTGGATGACTACCCGGTGGTGATGCAGAATATCGAAACTATTTTGCGTAAGCGTGAAGCTGGTGAACGCCCAACCTCGCTCCTGCCTAAGCAGAAGATAGCCGCTATGGATGAGGATGGTCTGGCCGCAAGAGCGTTGCTTGCGCCGGGGACTGATGTGCTGGCCCTGATGCCGCCAGATGAGCGGGACGAGGGTACTACGCCATCGGATAAATAA
- a CDS encoding HdeD family acid-resistance protein — translation MPFAHKWALFVGLGIALVILGFIACIDAVSVTLASTMFIGGLLIFAGIMQGVHALAVKDWGGFLFSLLCAGLYIIAGALLIKEPVSGSVAITVFASVCFIVVGVLRSVMALQYRGMPGWGIILGSGLISLVVGACLYLSLPWSGLWLIGTFIAVELIASGIGWVQFGLALRQSNNTPPGSL, via the coding sequence ATGCCATTTGCACACAAATGGGCCCTTTTCGTCGGACTGGGCATTGCACTGGTCATACTCGGCTTTATCGCCTGTATTGATGCCGTGTCCGTCACACTCGCCAGCACCATGTTTATTGGTGGCCTGCTTATTTTTGCCGGAATCATGCAGGGCGTGCACGCCCTTGCGGTCAAGGACTGGGGAGGCTTCTTGTTCTCCCTGCTCTGTGCCGGGCTTTATATTATTGCTGGCGCGCTGCTGATCAAGGAACCTGTCTCTGGCTCGGTGGCCATTACGGTCTTTGCTTCGGTCTGTTTTATTGTGGTTGGTGTTTTACGCTCGGTCATGGCGCTTCAGTACCGTGGTATGCCGGGTTGGGGCATTATTCTGGGCAGCGGGCTGATCAGCCTTGTTGTTGGCGCCTGCCTGTACCTCAGCCTGCCGTGGTCCGGCCTGTGGCTGATTGGCACATTCATTGCGGTTGAGCTGATTGCAAGCGGCATTGGTTGGGTACAGTTCGGTTTGGCCCTGCGCCAGAGCAACAACACACCACCCGGCAGCCTGTAA
- the rpsD gene encoding 30S ribosomal protein S4, with translation MSKRLESKYKINRRLGVNLWGRAKSPVNRREYGPGQHGQRRKGKPSDFSVQLMAKQKLKGYYGNITEKQFRRYYQEAVRRKGDTSENLINLLERRLDAVIYRMKFAITPFAARQFISHGHILVNGRKLNIPSYIVKDGDVIEVREKSKQLAIVLDATQSAERDVPEYMEVDHRQMKGTFLRGPQLSDVPYPVQMEPNLVVEFYSR, from the coding sequence ATGAGCAAGCGCCTTGAGAGCAAGTACAAAATTAACCGCCGCCTTGGCGTAAACCTGTGGGGCCGTGCAAAGTCCCCCGTTAACCGTCGTGAATACGGTCCGGGTCAGCATGGTCAGCGCCGCAAGGGCAAGCCTTCCGACTTCTCCGTCCAGCTGATGGCCAAGCAGAAGCTCAAAGGCTACTACGGCAACATCACGGAAAAGCAGTTCCGCCGCTACTATCAGGAAGCCGTGCGTCGTAAGGGCGATACGTCTGAAAACCTGATCAACCTGCTGGAACGTCGTCTGGATGCGGTCATCTACCGCATGAAATTCGCGATCACGCCGTTTGCTGCACGTCAGTTCATCAGCCATGGCCACATTCTGGTCAACGGCCGCAAGCTGAACATCCCGTCCTACATCGTTAAAGATGGTGACGTGATCGAAGTGCGCGAAAAGTCCAAGCAGCTCGCCATCGTTCTGGATGCAACTCAGTCCGCTGAGCGTGACGTGCCGGAATACATGGAAGTTGATCACCGCCAGATGAAGGGCACGTTCCTGCGTGGCCCGCAGCTTTCCGATGTGCCGTATCCGGTGCAGATGGAACCGAACCTGGTGGTCGAATTCTACTCCCGTTAA
- a CDS encoding peptide chain release factor 3, with protein sequence MSDTANPELGKEIVRRRTFAIISHPDAGKTTLTERILRAGGAIQLAGNVRAKGERRRTRSDWMAIERDRGISVVSSVMTFEYGGCVFNLLDTPGHEDFSEDTYRTLTAVDSAVMVIDAAKGIEDRTRKLFEICRLRDIPIVTFINKMDREAQDPFALLDEIASSLALDTCPATWPVGRAATFVGTYDLLNGKLNTLTPLAEDDARLTQMREELELAEAALPEFDREAFDAGHLTPVFFGSAIKEIGVTDLLDALVAFGPSPRAQAAENRTVTADEPGMTALVFKIQANMDPNHRDRIAFARICSGRLTRGMRLKHTRTGKSFAVHTPQFFFAQDRHLAEEAFAGDVVGIPNHGTLRIGDTLTEGEDIRFTGVPHFAPEILRRVRLDDAMKAKKLKQALVQLAEEGVVQLFRPQDGAPPIVGVVGTLQLDVLQARLRVEYSVGIGFDSTPFSLARWITGPRDKIEAFAASNRSAMADDLDDDPVFLATSNFMMRRTEEQNPDIKFHDIKQIGIEIG encoded by the coding sequence ATGTCTGATACCGCCAATCCTGAACTGGGTAAGGAAATTGTCCGCCGTCGTACGTTTGCGATCATCTCGCACCCCGACGCCGGTAAAACCACACTGACCGAGCGTATTCTGCGCGCTGGTGGTGCCATTCAGCTGGCGGGGAACGTGCGGGCCAAGGGCGAACGCCGCCGCACACGTTCGGACTGGATGGCCATTGAGCGTGACCGCGGTATTTCCGTTGTCAGTTCGGTCATGACGTTCGAATATGGTGGGTGCGTATTCAACCTGCTGGACACGCCGGGCCATGAAGACTTCTCGGAAGATACGTACCGCACCCTGACAGCAGTTGACTCGGCCGTTATGGTGATTGACGCCGCCAAGGGGATAGAAGACCGGACACGCAAGCTGTTCGAAATCTGCCGCCTGCGCGATATTCCCATTGTAACCTTCATCAACAAGATGGACCGCGAGGCGCAGGACCCCTTTGCTCTGCTGGACGAAATTGCATCCTCCCTTGCGCTGGATACATGCCCGGCTACGTGGCCGGTTGGTCGTGCGGCAACTTTTGTGGGCACGTATGACCTGCTGAACGGTAAGCTCAATACCCTGACCCCACTGGCCGAGGATGATGCACGCCTGACGCAGATGCGTGAGGAGCTTGAGTTGGCCGAGGCCGCCTTGCCGGAATTTGACCGCGAGGCTTTTGACGCCGGGCATCTAACCCCCGTGTTTTTCGGGAGTGCGATCAAGGAAATTGGCGTGACCGACCTGTTGGACGCGCTTGTGGCCTTTGGCCCGTCCCCCCGTGCGCAGGCGGCAGAAAATCGTACGGTCACGGCGGATGAGCCGGGTATGACGGCTCTGGTGTTCAAAATTCAGGCCAACATGGACCCCAACCACCGAGACCGCATTGCTTTTGCGCGCATATGCTCCGGTCGTTTAACGCGGGGCATGCGGCTCAAACACACCCGCACAGGCAAAAGCTTTGCCGTGCACACGCCCCAGTTCTTTTTTGCGCAGGACCGCCATCTGGCGGAAGAAGCTTTTGCAGGTGATGTGGTCGGTATTCCCAACCACGGCACCTTGCGTATTGGGGATACACTGACAGAGGGCGAGGATATTCGCTTTACCGGCGTGCCCCACTTTGCACCGGAAATTCTGCGTCGTGTGCGCTTGGATGACGCCATGAAGGCCAAAAAGCTCAAGCAGGCTCTGGTGCAGCTGGCGGAGGAGGGCGTTGTGCAGCTCTTTCGTCCGCAGGATGGCGCGCCACCCATTGTGGGCGTGGTGGGCACACTCCAGCTGGACGTTTTGCAGGCACGCCTGCGCGTGGAATACAGCGTTGGCATCGGCTTTGATTCCACACCGTTCTCGCTTGCGCGGTGGATAACCGGTCCGCGGGATAAAATTGAGGCATTTGCCGCCTCCAACCGCTCCGCCATGGCGGATGATCTGGATGATGACCCGGTTTTTCTGGCAACATCCAACTTTATGATGCGGCGAACGGAAGAACAGAATCCAGACATCAAGTTCCACGACATCAAACAGATCGGGATTGAAATCGGCTAG
- a CDS encoding LysR family transcriptional regulator, translating into MFLRQLSYLIALDQHRHFSRAAQACGVSQPALSSAIRQLENELGITIINRNRRFFGLTEEGQRVLIWARKTLADLDSLRQEAAFAQDIAGGSISIGVMPQGVPVVPVLLEHFRNAVPALQVDVTVYPNAEILHQLREHRIQLGLMYLDQVPKGGPFQVQRLYAERYVLIASASIPLPAKLVCGWEDAADLPLGLLSRNMHSRQVVDACFAQAGVTPRVMLETNVLELLHAEILSGKVAGIMPVSALPERVGFMAALQVRRLDPSPTPEVGLLRLNQANSTALQARLWHVSTSLQLDDIYTV; encoded by the coding sequence GTGTTTTTGCGGCAACTCAGTTATCTGATCGCATTGGACCAGCACCGGCACTTCTCACGCGCGGCGCAGGCATGTGGTGTGTCTCAGCCTGCTCTTTCTTCTGCTATCCGGCAGTTGGAAAACGAGCTGGGTATTACCATCATCAACCGGAACCGGCGGTTTTTTGGGCTGACGGAGGAAGGGCAGCGCGTTCTTATATGGGCGCGGAAGACTCTGGCAGATCTGGATAGTCTGCGGCAGGAAGCTGCGTTTGCGCAGGATATTGCCGGTGGTTCCATCTCCATAGGCGTCATGCCGCAGGGGGTGCCGGTTGTGCCAGTGCTGCTGGAGCATTTTCGGAACGCCGTGCCCGCCTTGCAGGTGGATGTTACTGTTTACCCTAATGCAGAAATTCTGCATCAACTCAGGGAACATCGCATTCAGCTTGGGCTTATGTATCTGGATCAGGTTCCCAAGGGAGGGCCGTTTCAGGTCCAGCGTCTTTATGCCGAACGTTATGTGCTGATCGCGTCCGCATCCATTCCTCTGCCAGCCAAACTGGTTTGTGGGTGGGAGGATGCGGCAGACCTGCCTCTGGGGCTGCTTAGCCGGAATATGCACAGCAGGCAGGTTGTGGATGCCTGTTTTGCACAGGCCGGTGTAACGCCACGGGTCATGCTGGAAACCAATGTGCTCGAATTGCTGCACGCGGAAATTCTGAGCGGCAAGGTTGCCGGGATCATGCCTGTTTCCGCCTTGCCGGAGCGTGTGGGGTTTATGGCGGCTTTACAGGTACGCAGGCTGGACCCGTCTCCCACGCCAGAAGTGGGGTTGCTCCGCCTGAACCAAGCCAATTCCACGGCGTTGCAGGCAAGGCTGTGGCATGTTTCTACTAGTCTGCAACTGGATGATATTTATACCGTTTAG
- a CDS encoding FUSC family protein yields MSKMDPNPGMPEVHRWGSVPLSALWRAFTAHQAGKLKWLIAPSWGDVAFAVRSALAAGLSLVIAMAMELDSPQWAPLTVWVVAQSSRGESLSKARWRIAGTVLGCCVAVALIAALPQSPALFFGVLAGWIGLCCGMATFLEGYKAYGLVLTGFTSAIVATGAIMQPDQVFDIAMARGTYIVLGVVCEALLALLFMPGLQARARARLKARLDDAQMLVRKRVACLVEGHPTTDLDQSPLLTELTNAGSRIEYDALEAGGYGHMADHARAALAGLLVMLARAEGLATLNLLPASKVPPSIRKDERAINLHIDACLTHRRGDHFRFRIRSRRHTLEAVENGVRACAGILVGWLLWEVTAWPAGPTFMSLLALVYGLLATRENPVVASAPFFRGAVWCVLVAGVYVALVLPALNTPELLVLLLMVPMVIGGLAARNPATAGYAFSFNMFLPVLMGPDNQGRYDEVSFLNTAMAFLGAVLVAGWTYRTVLPFRLDSHMLRTARWTSRQLQELASLNSRVSVYQWLSGNADSLVRIVRNAQGIPAEQRNAFARQQFSGMVSGMHVILLRELADAPTTPHAVQQALRAFLRHWEHDDGAVVTQQAAVTARWLSRQIERMPPEQQEIFDHALVSLRLLACAQPVDLP; encoded by the coding sequence ATGAGCAAAATGGACCCCAACCCCGGTATGCCAGAAGTTCATCGGTGGGGGAGTGTGCCGCTGTCGGCTCTGTGGCGTGCGTTTACGGCCCATCAGGCTGGTAAGCTCAAATGGCTTATCGCTCCCTCTTGGGGGGATGTGGCGTTTGCTGTGCGTTCGGCGCTAGCAGCGGGGCTTTCCCTCGTTATCGCCATGGCCATGGAGTTGGACAGCCCCCAGTGGGCGCCGCTTACGGTGTGGGTGGTTGCGCAGTCCTCCCGCGGGGAGAGCCTGTCCAAGGCGCGCTGGCGTATTGCTGGCACAGTTTTGGGCTGTTGTGTGGCCGTGGCGCTTATTGCCGCTTTACCGCAAAGCCCTGCTCTGTTTTTTGGTGTTCTCGCTGGCTGGATTGGCCTGTGTTGCGGCATGGCTACGTTTTTGGAGGGGTACAAGGCCTACGGGCTGGTGCTAACCGGGTTTACCTCCGCCATTGTAGCAACCGGCGCCATTATGCAGCCGGATCAGGTGTTTGATATCGCCATGGCGCGCGGCACCTATATTGTGCTGGGTGTGGTGTGCGAAGCCCTGCTGGCTTTGCTGTTTATGCCCGGTTTGCAGGCCCGCGCCCGAGCACGGCTTAAGGCTCGGCTGGATGATGCGCAGATGCTGGTGCGTAAACGGGTGGCTTGTCTGGTGGAAGGGCACCCAACAACCGATCTGGATCAAAGCCCGTTACTGACAGAGCTGACAAACGCAGGCAGCCGGATAGAATACGATGCGCTGGAAGCCGGTGGTTATGGCCACATGGCTGACCACGCCCGTGCCGCTTTGGCCGGGTTGCTGGTTATGCTTGCGCGGGCAGAGGGGCTGGCAACCCTCAATTTGCTCCCGGCCAGTAAGGTACCCCCATCCATCCGCAAGGATGAACGGGCCATCAACCTGCATATTGATGCGTGTCTGACGCATAGACGAGGGGACCATTTCCGTTTTCGTATCCGTTCACGCAGGCATACGCTGGAAGCGGTTGAAAACGGGGTGCGGGCCTGTGCGGGTATTCTGGTCGGCTGGTTGCTGTGGGAGGTCACGGCATGGCCTGCCGGGCCAACCTTTATGTCACTTCTGGCGCTTGTTTATGGCCTGCTGGCAACGCGGGAAAACCCTGTTGTGGCTTCGGCTCCGTTTTTTCGGGGGGCGGTGTGGTGTGTTCTGGTGGCCGGGGTGTATGTGGCCTTGGTGCTGCCAGCCCTTAACACGCCCGAACTGCTAGTGCTGCTGCTGATGGTGCCTATGGTCATAGGCGGGCTTGCGGCCAGAAACCCGGCAACGGCGGGTTATGCTTTTTCCTTCAACATGTTTCTACCTGTGTTGATGGGGCCAGATAATCAGGGACGATATGATGAGGTTTCGTTCCTGAACACGGCGATGGCATTTTTGGGCGCTGTGCTGGTGGCTGGTTGGACATACCGGACTGTTCTGCCCTTTCGGCTGGATTCCCATATGCTGCGCACGGCACGCTGGACCAGCAGGCAGTTGCAGGAGCTGGCCTCCCTTAACAGCCGCGTATCCGTTTATCAGTGGTTGTCGGGAAATGCGGATAGTCTGGTGCGTATTGTGCGTAACGCACAGGGTATTCCTGCCGAGCAGCGTAACGCGTTTGCCCGCCAGCAGTTTTCCGGCATGGTGAGCGGTATGCACGTCATTCTGCTGCGGGAGCTGGCGGATGCGCCCACAACACCACATGCCGTGCAACAGGCGCTCCGTGCTTTTTTGCGGCATTGGGAGCATGATGATGGTGCGGTGGTGACCCAGCAGGCGGCGGTTACAGCACGCTGGCTGAGCAGGCAGATTGAGCGTATGCCGCCGGAACAGCAGGAAATATTTGACCACGCACTGGTCAGCCTCAGGCTTCTGGCCTGCGCACAGCCTGTGGACCTGCCATAA